Proteins encoded by one window of Mycolicibacterium sp. ND9-15:
- a CDS encoding nuclear transport factor 2 family protein, which translates to MSDAAREIENLVYTYAERIDAGDLDGVAALFAQGRIHAVENGPPDTVFEGATRARQMFEMAVRLYADGTPKTRHFTTNVKVHVDDEAGTARSSAYYCVTQATPDLPLQVIVTGRYRDTFHRIDGRWWFDTRTMFVDQVGDTSHHLKL; encoded by the coding sequence ATGAGCGACGCCGCCCGTGAGATCGAGAACCTCGTCTACACCTATGCCGAGCGGATCGACGCCGGCGACCTTGACGGCGTCGCGGCGCTCTTCGCGCAAGGCCGGATCCACGCCGTCGAAAACGGCCCACCCGACACGGTGTTCGAGGGGGCGACTCGGGCCCGACAGATGTTCGAGATGGCGGTGCGCCTCTACGCCGACGGCACACCCAAGACCAGGCACTTCACCACCAATGTGAAGGTGCACGTCGACGACGAGGCCGGAACCGCACGCAGCAGCGCTTACTACTGCGTCACGCAGGCCACACCCGACCTGCCGCTGCAGGTCATTGTGACCGGCCGCTACCGCGACACCTTCCACCGCATCGACGGCCGCTGGTGGTTCGACACCCGCACCATGTTCGTCGACCAAGTCGGCGACACCAGCCACCACCTCAAGTTATAG